From a single Deinococcus humi genomic region:
- a CDS encoding glycosyltransferase, with amino-acid sequence MRIGIITATYLPSRNGVATSTALYVRGLRERGHDVRVFAPRHPLMPAREDGVYRLNSSFLGAQALGAPADYPVLLAPGPLLTARLPLRDLDVLHTMHPFLAGGLALKWSRLSGASVVFTAHTQYDEYLHYTPMPRRLGRAMLRPHVSAFARRVDAVLAPGRAMVQMLHEYGFAGHVEQFPNPVDLAAFQAADGRAFRTEHNVPPDAPLVMYLGRLAPEKSLDVMVRAFDRARASRPELRLLVVGDGPSRASAAQAAPEGVTFTGPVPYARVPEALAAADTFLTASTSEVLPMSMIEALAAGAPLVAARSPAALDLIEEGVNGTVRDATPQALADGLLYTLHLQRLSALQAGARTSAARYDLPERVRALDEIYSGVVAHRRHRRQRA; translated from the coding sequence GTGAGAATCGGAATCATCACCGCGACCTACCTGCCGTCCCGCAACGGTGTGGCGACCAGCACGGCGCTGTACGTGCGTGGCCTGCGGGAGCGCGGCCACGATGTGCGGGTCTTTGCCCCCCGCCATCCGCTGATGCCCGCCCGCGAGGACGGCGTGTACCGCCTGAACAGTTCGTTCCTGGGGGCGCAGGCGCTGGGCGCCCCGGCGGATTATCCGGTCCTTCTGGCCCCCGGACCGCTGCTGACCGCCCGATTGCCGCTGCGCGATCTGGACGTGCTGCACACCATGCACCCGTTTCTGGCGGGGGGGCTGGCCCTGAAGTGGTCCCGGTTGTCGGGCGCGTCGGTGGTCTTCACGGCGCACACCCAGTACGACGAGTACCTGCATTACACCCCGATGCCCCGGCGATTGGGGCGCGCCATGCTGCGCCCCCACGTCAGCGCCTTTGCCCGCCGGGTCGACGCCGTGCTCGCTCCTGGCCGGGCGATGGTCCAGATGCTGCACGAGTACGGCTTTGCGGGCCATGTGGAACAGTTTCCCAACCCGGTGGATCTCGCCGCGTTCCAGGCCGCCGACGGACGTGCGTTCCGCACCGAGCACAACGTGCCCCCTGACGCGCCGCTGGTGATGTACCTGGGCCGCCTGGCCCCGGAGAAGAGTCTGGACGTGATGGTCCGGGCCTTCGATCGGGCGCGGGCCAGCCGCCCGGAGCTGAGGCTGCTGGTGGTGGGCGACGGCCCCAGTCGGGCGTCGGCGGCGCAGGCTGCCCCTGAAGGTGTGACCTTCACCGGTCCGGTCCCCTACGCCCGGGTGCCCGAGGCCCTGGCCGCCGCCGACACCTTCCTGACCGCCAGCACCAGTGAGGTGCTGCCCATGTCCATGATCGAGGCACTGGCCGCCGGCGCGCCGCTGGTCGCCGCCCGCAGTCCGGCCGCGCTGGACCTGATTGAGGAGGGCGTGAACGGCACGGTGCGCGACGCCACCCCACAGGCGCTGGCCGACGGCCTGCTGTACACCCTGCACCTGCAGCGCTTGAGTGCGCTTCAGGCCGGCGCACGGACCAGTGCGGCCCGCTACGATCTACCCGAAAGGGTGCGGGCACTCGACGAGATCTACAGCGGTGTGGTGGCCCATCGCAGGCACCGGCGCCAGCGCGCCTGA
- the asnS gene encoding asparagine--tRNA ligase, giving the protein MASISSIHDLKEHIGQSVSVHAWLTDKSGKGKLQFLKLRDGSGFVQATVFKGDVDESVFEAAKRLTQEQAVTVTGEVRADERAPGGVELSVRELTPISENHAEYAITPKEHGIEFLMDHRHVWLRHRRPWAVMRVRDCVQRAIVDFFHGEGFVRFDAPFFTPNAAEGTTELFEIDLFGEDKAYLSQTGQLHAEAGAFAFGKVYTFGPTFRAEKSKTRRHLLEFWMIEPEVAPSSHRENLDLQERMLSFIVRRALDECAPELELLGRDTAKLAGAAEGHYPRITYTEALDIVRQHIESKDLPPNVQDDVQPVEWGDDLGAPHETILGHHFDRPVMIEKYPAAIKAFYMQPDPEDPRVALCDDVIAPEGYGEIIGGSERIHDYGLLKSRIEEQGLPLEAFDWYLDLRRVGSVPHAGYGMGLERVIAWICGLDHIREAIPFPRMLTRMRP; this is encoded by the coding sequence ATGGCCTCCATTTCCAGCATTCATGACCTCAAGGAACATATCGGCCAGAGCGTGAGCGTTCACGCCTGGCTGACCGACAAGAGCGGCAAGGGCAAGTTGCAGTTCCTGAAGCTGCGCGACGGCAGCGGCTTCGTACAGGCCACCGTTTTCAAGGGCGACGTGGACGAGAGCGTCTTCGAGGCTGCAAAGCGGCTCACCCAGGAACAGGCGGTGACCGTGACCGGCGAGGTCCGCGCCGACGAGCGCGCGCCCGGCGGCGTCGAGCTGAGCGTGCGCGAGTTGACGCCCATCTCCGAGAACCATGCCGAGTACGCGATCACGCCCAAGGAACACGGCATCGAATTTCTGATGGACCACCGCCACGTGTGGCTCAGGCATCGCCGGCCCTGGGCCGTGATGCGGGTGCGGGACTGCGTACAGCGCGCCATCGTGGATTTCTTCCATGGCGAGGGCTTCGTCCGCTTCGACGCCCCGTTCTTCACGCCCAACGCCGCCGAGGGCACCACCGAGCTGTTTGAGATCGACCTGTTCGGCGAGGACAAGGCGTACCTGTCGCAGACCGGGCAGCTGCATGCGGAGGCGGGGGCGTTTGCTTTCGGCAAGGTCTACACCTTCGGCCCTACCTTCCGCGCCGAGAAGAGCAAGACGCGGCGCCACCTGCTGGAATTCTGGATGATCGAGCCAGAGGTGGCGCCCAGCAGTCACCGCGAGAACCTGGACCTGCAGGAGCGCATGCTGAGCTTTATCGTGCGCCGCGCCCTGGACGAGTGCGCGCCAGAGCTGGAACTACTGGGCCGTGACACTGCGAAACTGGCCGGAGCCGCCGAGGGGCACTACCCGCGCATCACCTACACCGAGGCGCTGGACATCGTGCGCCAGCACATTGAATCCAAGGACCTGCCGCCCAACGTGCAGGATGACGTGCAGCCCGTCGAGTGGGGTGATGACCTGGGTGCGCCGCACGAGACGATTCTGGGCCACCACTTTGACCGGCCCGTTATGATCGAGAAGTACCCGGCAGCCATCAAGGCCTTCTACATGCAGCCGGACCCCGAGGACCCCAGGGTGGCCCTGTGCGACGACGTGATCGCCCCTGAGGGCTACGGCGAGATCATCGGCGGCAGCGAGCGCATCCACGACTACGGGTTGCTCAAGTCGCGCATTGAGGAACAGGGGTTGCCGCTGGAAGCCTTCGACTGGTATCTGGACCTGCGCCGCGTAGGCAGCGTGCCGCACGCAGGCTACGGCATGGGCCTGGAGCGCGTGATCGCGTGGATCTGCGGCCTGGACCACATCCGCGAGGCGATCCCCTTTCCGCGCATGCTGACCCGCATGCGGCCCTGA
- the hisA gene encoding 1-(5-phosphoribosyl)-5-[(5-phosphoribosylamino)methylideneamino]imidazole-4-carboxamide isomerase codes for MTASTPSSVPPLIIPCVDIQSGRAVRLYEGDPDRETVYFESPLDAARHWVSLGAGLVHLVDLDAATGRGENRAVIAQIVSQLGMPVEVGGGIRDQATAEALLRSGVDRVVIGTAAVRQPELVAALIAAHGPERVVVSLDARGLEVATHGWAQGSGLMVAELTPRLAEAGLETLIFTDVTRDGTLKGLDRPLMQEVRRLWINTLIVGGGVANVDDVRLLAEEGIHGAIVGRAIYEGTLAYPVRL; via the coding sequence ATGACTGCCTCAACTCCATCCTCTGTCCCGCCCCTCATCATTCCCTGCGTGGACATCCAGTCGGGGCGGGCCGTGCGTCTGTACGAGGGCGATCCGGACCGTGAAACGGTGTATTTCGAGTCGCCGCTGGACGCCGCGCGACACTGGGTCAGCCTGGGTGCGGGGCTGGTGCACCTGGTGGATCTGGACGCTGCCACCGGACGAGGCGAGAACCGCGCGGTGATCGCGCAGATCGTTTCGCAGCTGGGCATGCCGGTGGAGGTGGGCGGCGGCATCCGGGACCAGGCCACGGCGGAGGCGCTACTCAGAAGTGGGGTAGACCGGGTGGTGATCGGCACCGCCGCCGTCAGGCAGCCCGAACTGGTGGCTGCGCTGATCGCCGCACACGGCCCCGAACGGGTGGTGGTCAGTCTCGACGCCCGCGGGCTGGAGGTCGCCACCCATGGCTGGGCGCAGGGCAGCGGCCTGATGGTGGCCGAACTGACTCCCCGGCTGGCCGAGGCGGGCCTGGAAACCCTGATCTTCACCGACGTGACCCGCGACGGCACCCTCAAGGGCCTGGACCGCCCCCTGATGCAGGAGGTGAGGCGACTGTGGATCAACACCCTGATCGTGGGCGGCGGCGTCGCCAACGTGGACGACGTGCGCCTGCTCGCCGAGGAGGGCATCCACGGGGCCATCGTGGGCCGGGCGATCTACGAGGGCACGCTGGCGTACCCAGTCCGGCTGTAG
- a CDS encoding cation:proton antiporter encodes MSSSEIFGIFVVLLATLSFVNSRFLKLPPTIGILIGGLILAGGVATLDLLGVPLAERFQATVTSLPFGTLVFDWLLGLLLFASAIQINVKLLFEERLTVLAVTLLTTLVTLLLLGSGFYFLLQWAGMPVPWVAALLFGAIVAPTDPVAALPLLKAAGVPEKVESLIAGESLFNDGVGVVAFTVLVALLPPITQEVTVWSTLLLFGREMLGGLALGAALGALAFAFIRRSALDENTRLVISLALVVGGNALAQRLEVSAPVTAVMSGLTLMALLQLIRRKIRQSEQLAQWEAENHAQLDTIHDHLATFWNFVDYLLNAALFTLMAFEILSLDLGWPLVALLPAVIALGLGARALGVWLPITLLTRREHFPPYTRRLMVWSGLRGGVTLALAFNVPDGDLRDMLLVLSYGVVIFSLLVQGLTIPRLARKATAAARTQGT; translated from the coding sequence ATGTCCTCCAGCGAGATCTTTGGCATCTTCGTGGTGTTGCTGGCAACGCTGTCATTCGTCAACAGCCGCTTTCTCAAACTGCCGCCCACCATCGGCATCCTGATCGGCGGCCTGATCCTGGCGGGGGGCGTGGCCACGCTGGATCTGCTGGGCGTGCCGCTGGCCGAGCGGTTTCAGGCCACCGTAACCTCTCTGCCTTTCGGCACGCTGGTCTTCGACTGGCTGCTGGGTTTGTTGCTGTTTGCCAGCGCCATTCAGATCAATGTGAAGTTGCTGTTCGAGGAGCGCCTCACGGTGCTGGCCGTGACCCTGCTGACCACCCTGGTCACCTTGCTGTTGCTGGGAAGCGGCTTTTACTTCCTGCTGCAATGGGCGGGCATGCCGGTGCCCTGGGTGGCGGCGCTGCTGTTCGGCGCCATTGTCGCGCCCACCGATCCGGTGGCGGCCCTGCCGTTACTGAAGGCCGCCGGAGTGCCGGAAAAGGTGGAGTCACTGATTGCCGGGGAGTCGCTCTTCAACGACGGCGTGGGCGTGGTGGCCTTCACGGTGCTGGTGGCGCTGCTGCCGCCCATCACGCAGGAGGTGACTGTCTGGAGCACGCTGCTGCTGTTCGGGCGCGAGATGCTGGGGGGCCTCGCGCTGGGCGCGGCGCTGGGGGCCCTGGCCTTCGCGTTCATCCGCCGCAGCGCGCTCGACGAGAACACCCGACTGGTCATCTCGCTGGCCCTGGTGGTGGGGGGCAACGCGCTGGCACAGCGGCTGGAGGTCAGCGCGCCCGTAACGGCCGTGATGAGTGGCCTGACGCTAATGGCGCTGCTTCAGCTGATCCGCCGCAAAATTCGGCAGAGCGAACAGCTGGCCCAGTGGGAAGCCGAGAACCACGCGCAGCTGGATACCATCCACGATCACCTCGCCACCTTCTGGAACTTCGTGGACTACCTGCTGAACGCCGCGCTGTTCACGCTGATGGCTTTCGAGATCCTGAGTCTGGATCTGGGCTGGCCGCTGGTGGCGCTGCTGCCCGCGGTGATCGCACTGGGGCTGGGGGCGCGGGCGCTGGGCGTGTGGCTGCCCATCACCCTGCTCACGCGGCGCGAGCACTTTCCGCCGTACACCCGCCGACTGATGGTCTGGTCCGGGTTGCGCGGCGGCGTGACGCTAGCCCTGGCCTTCAATGTGCCAGACGGCGATCTGCGTGACATGCTGCTGGTCCTGAGTTACGGGGTGGTCATCTTCAGCCTGCTGGTGCAGGGGCTGACCATTCCGCGGTTGGCCCGGAAAGCGACAGCCGCGGCGAGGACGCAGGGAACCTAA